In a genomic window of Scomber japonicus isolate fScoJap1 chromosome 17, fScoJap1.pri, whole genome shotgun sequence:
- the abracl gene encoding costars family protein ABRACL has product MDVSHEVNLLVQEIQRLGSKNADGQTSVKFGVLFSDDRCANIFEALVGTLKAAKKRKVITFQGELLLQGVHDNVDVILLQE; this is encoded by the exons ATGGATGTCTCTCATGAAGTAAATTTGCTGGTGCAGGAGATTCAGCGACTTGGCAGTAAAA ATGCTGACGGTCAAACCAGCGTGAAGTTCGGCGTGCTCTTCAGTGACGACCGCTGTGCCAACATCTTCGAGGCTCTGGTGGGCACCTTGAAGGCAGCCAAGAAAAGGAAGGTGATCACCTTTCAGGGCGAGTTGCTTCTCCAGGGCGTCCACGACAACGTTGACGTCATCCTGCTCCAAGAATGA